The nucleotide sequence CGGGCTTCACCGCGCAGCGCGGCTTCCCCGTGGAGTTCAGCGTGCGCGGCTCGGACTGGGACGCGCTGGTGTCCGCCAGCCAGGAGATGCGCGAGAAGCTCCAGGCCAGCGGCAAGGTGGTGGACGTGGACACCGACTACCAGCTCGGCATGCCGGAGCTGCGCATCACCCCGGACCGGGCGCGCGCGGCGGACCTGGGCGTGCCCATCGAGTCGGTGGCCTCCTCTATCAACGCGCTGGTGGGCGGCCTGCGCGTGGGCAAGTACAGCACGGGCGGCCGGCGCATCGACGTGCGGATGCGCCTGCTGGCCGGGCAGCGCTCGCGGCCCGAAGATTTGTCGCTGCTCAAGGTGCGCACGGCCAGCGGCGCGCTGGTGCCGCTGTCCTCGCTCGTCACCCAGGAGGAGCGCCCGGCGCTACAGGCGATTACCCGCAGAGACCGTGAGCGTGCCATCAGCGTCTTCGCCAACGTGGCGCCCGGCTCCAACCAGGAGGAGGCGCTGGCCACGGTGGAGCGGCTCGCCAAGGATCTGCCGGGAGGCGTGCGGGTGGTGCCGGGCGGGGCCAGCGTGGCGTTCCGCGACTCGATGAGCAGCCTGTTCTTCGCGCTCTTCCTCGGGATTGGCGTGGCGTACATGGTGCTGGGCGCGCAGTTCAACTCGTTCCTGCACCCCGTCACGGTGCTCACGATTCTTCCCCTGTCGGTGGCGGGCGCGGCCTTCGCGCTGCTGGCCACGGGCAGCACGCTGAACATCTTCAGCATGATTGGCCTGCTGCTGCTGATGGGCATCGTGAAGAAGAACTCCATCATCCTGGTGGACTACGCGCTGCAGGAGCGGGAGCGGGGCGCGGACGCGCTCCAGGCCATGCTGCGCGCGGGTCCGGTGCGGCTGCGGCCCATCCTCATGACGTCCACCGCGACGATGATGGCGGCGGTGCCGGCGGCGCTGGCGCTGGGGGCCGGCTCGGAGACGCGCGCGCCCATGTCCATCGCCGTGCTGGGCGGCCTGTCCGTGTCCACGGTGCTCAGCCTCGTCGTGGTGCCCGCCTTCTACGTGGTGGCGGACCGGATGAAGACGCGGCTGGGGACGATGATGGGCAAGAAGCCGGATGACGAGTCCGGTACGCCCGCGCCGCACTCCGACGAGGCCCGGCCCGCCACGCACGGCTGAGCGGAACGGAGCTTCCATTCCACCGCGCCGCCAGCGCCCTCCGGGGAGCTGGCGGCGTTCTCGTTTCTTCAGGGCGTGGCGGTGAGGCCGACCGTGTCCAGGCGGGAGCCGAAGCAGTCGACGCCCTTCAGCGGGGAGTCGGCCCGGAGGCGGAAGTCGCCCGCCTCGGGGTCCTCGAACAACGGGTCCAGGACCACGTTGCCGTTCTCACCCATGACCACGCGCGGCGGGGCCTGGCGGGGGTCCCAGAGGTGGTGCTCGTTCCGGAGGAAGACATTGCAGCGGATGTCGCCGGTCTGGGTGTGCGCGTGGCTGAGGCCGACATACGAGCCCGCGATGACGTTGCGGCGCAGGTCGATGAAGCCCGACAGCACGCCGATGGCGAGCGAGGTGTTGTTCCAGAAGATGTTGCCCTCGGCGCTGGAGACATCCTGGATGCTGTTGAAGGCGAGCGCGTGCTCGTTCTCCAGGAACAGGTTGTTGCGCACCTCGGCGAGTGCATGGAAGTAGAGCAGGACGGCCGTGCCGTTGTGCACGAAGACGTTGTTCCACACTCGCGCCGACGTGTTGAAGTCATGCCCGTCCGCGTAGATGGCGGCGGCGTACCAGTCCCCCGAGCACCAGCGGCCCGGGTTGTAGGTCATGATGCAGTGGGTCTTCGAGCCCACGTTCCGGAAGGTGAAGCCGGAGATCTCCACGTCGCGGGCGCCGGTGAAGTCGATGAGGTTCCGCGCCTCACCCTGGCCGTCCCAGAGGGTGATGGGGGCGCCTGCGCCGAGCAGACGGATGCCGCTGCGCAGGGTGACGTGCTCGGAGTAGACGCCCGGGGCGACGTAGACCGTGTCACCGGGGGAGGCCGCGTCGATGGCGGCCTGGATGGTGGCGTAGTGCTTGGGGACGACGAGGGTGCGGGGCTCGCGGTGCTCGGGCGGGGGCGGCTGCGGCACCCACGGCTCGCCAGCGGGCCCGGGGGAGGGCGGCTCCTCCGCATGGCCGACCTGCACCGTCGTGGGGCCGGGTTCCACCGAGGGCGCCGGCTGCGCGTCCTCGGGCTCGAGCGCGGCGGCTTCAGCAGCAGGAGCCTCGGTGCCTGCCGGGCCTCCGCAGGCCGCCAGGCCCAGCGTGAGAAGTGCGAGTGAGCCACGTTGCTTCCAGGACATGTCCCCTCCGGTACTGTCGTGCGCGAGCCGGCCCGTGTCGCGCGACGGAGTGTAAGCACAGGCCTCCTTCGCTGTGCCCCTCGAAGATCTGAGGCCGCGCCTCAAAGTTTCGAGGGGAGGACGGCGCCTTCGCCTACGCTGCCAGGGTCCTGTTTCCTACTGGATGGAGGCGACGTGAAGCGGCTTGCCCGTGCGGTGTCCCTGCTCCCCCTGGTGTTTGGAATCGTTGCCATGGCCCAGACCGCTGAGGCTGGCGCACCTCCCCGCATCCTGGCCGTTCGCGCGGCGCGGATGCTCGACGTGAAGAGCGGGAAGTACGTGGCCTCGCCGGTCATCCTCATCGAGGGAGAGCGCATCGTGAAGGCGGGCTCCGGCCTGGCGGTGCCGGAGGGGGCGGAGGTGGTGGACCTGGGGACGGCCACGGTGCTGCCGGGGCTCATCGACTGCCACACCCACCTGATGGCGCGCTGGGCGGAGACGCCGGGCGGCTACGAGCAGGGCCTGCTCACGAAGTCCCAGGCCACCCGGGCGCTGGAGGGCGCGGCCAATGCGAGGGCCACCCTGCGCGCCGGCTTTACCACCGTGCGCGACGTGGAGAACGAAGGCAGCGGCTACGCCGACGTGGCGCTGCGCGACGCCATCCGACAGGGGCTGGTGGAGGGGCCGCGCATGCGCGTGTCCACCCGGGGCATCGCGGCGGTGGGCGCCTATCACCCGTTCGGGGTGGCTCCCGAGGTGAAGGACCTGCCCACGGGCGCGCAGTTCGTCAGCGGCGTGGAGGAGGCCCGCCGCGCCGCGCGCGAGCAGCTGGGGCAGGGGGCGGACCTGCTCAAGGTGTACGCGGACTGGGCCACCCCCACGCTTACCCCCGACGAGCTGCGCGT is from Pyxidicoccus xibeiensis and encodes:
- a CDS encoding amidohydrolase family protein, which gives rise to MAQTAEAGAPPRILAVRAARMLDVKSGKYVASPVILIEGERIVKAGSGLAVPEGAEVVDLGTATVLPGLIDCHTHLMARWAETPGGYEQGLLTKSQATRALEGAANARATLRAGFTTVRDVENEGSGYADVALRDAIRQGLVEGPRMRVSTRGIAAVGAYHPFGVAPEVKDLPTGAQFVSGVEEARRAAREQLGQGADLLKVYADWATPTLTPDELRVIIEEAHKARRKVAVHANTSEAIRNAIAAGADSIEHGHEADRAALEAIQKKGAFLVPTVGIFEAMIERESNEASRRRLEERLKGARKMVALAHQLGVKIAAGFDASTAWQQGRNAMELVALQRAGLPPVEVIRAATSRAAELVGLQEHVGTLEPGRYGDLVAVSGDPRADITELQRVRFVMKGGVVVRDELTPAAVKDSTAPAAK
- a CDS encoding right-handed parallel beta-helix repeat-containing protein, which gives rise to MSWKQRGSLALLTLGLAACGGPAGTEAPAAEAAALEPEDAQPAPSVEPGPTTVQVGHAEEPPSPGPAGEPWVPQPPPPEHREPRTLVVPKHYATIQAAIDAASPGDTVYVAPGVYSEHVTLRSGIRLLGAGAPITLWDGQGEARNLIDFTGARDVEISGFTFRNVGSKTHCIMTYNPGRWCSGDWYAAAIYADGHDFNTSARVWNNVFVHNGTAVLLYFHALAEVRNNLFLENEHALAFNSIQDVSSAEGNIFWNNTSLAIGVLSGFIDLRRNVIAGSYVGLSHAHTQTGDIRCNVFLRNEHHLWDPRQAPPRVVMGENGNVVLDPLFEDPEAGDFRLRADSPLKGVDCFGSRLDTVGLTATP